The region GCGAATGCAGGCCGCGACGTTCCGATCAAGTTTCCATCGACGACGTACCCGCCGCCAATGCCACTGCCGACGGTGACGTAGAACGAACTTTGCTTCCCCTTCCCTGCCCCCAGCGTTGCTTCGGCGAGGGCGGCCGTGTCGCAGTCGTTGCGAATGATCGTTGGCAGGCCGAACTGATCGCGGCACCAATGGGCCAGCGGAAATTGATCCCAACCTTCGACTTGATGGCTGGTGGTGATGATGCCGGTCTTCGCATTCAAGGGACCACCGAACCCAATGCCCATCGCGTCGACTTCGTGCTGCGACTGAAGCGAATGAATCATCGCTTCCAGTTGCTCGCGAATCCCTTCCGCGCCACGGGTTGGGTCGATCGTTTCCCGCAACGAACAGATCGGTTGCAGCTGCTCGGTTTCGGCTAACGTGGCTTGCAGCTTGGTCCCGCCGATTTCAACGCCGATGACGTTCATTTGGCGTAGCGGCCTTCATCGTTGATGCGGGCAAAGACGTCGTTCAGCACCCAGTGGAAGATGGCCAGGTGAATGCTTTCGACCATGCCCATGTCGTCCAGCGGAACGTGGAAGCTGTGCTGAGCCATGTCGCGCAGCTTGCCGCCGCCGTAGCCGGTCAGGCCAAGCGTTTTCAGGCCATGACGATTCGACCAATCGACCGCCTTCAAAATGTTTTCGCTGTTGCCGCTACCGCTGATCGCCAGGACGACGTCCCCTTCCTGGCCGTAGTTCATCACTTGCTGGAGGAAGACCTGGTCGTAGCCGATATCGTTGCCGACGGCCATGATCCAGCCGACATTGTCGGTCAGGCTGAGCACTTTCAACCGACGCAGCGATTCGTCGCCGAGATCGGACTCGCGAAGGGAGCTTTTGCCGAAGTCTTCGGCCATGTGACTGGCATTACAGCCACTGCCGCCGTTGCCGAAGATGTAAACGAACTTGCCGTTTTGGTAAGCTTCGTAGACGAGATCGGCCCACTGGGTGATCTGCGATTGATCGAGCTTGTCGAGTTCGGCTTTGAAGCGATCGATGTACGCCGCGATGTCGAGCGATGCTCCGAGCATTTTATTGCTGTCCTTATCTTTATCGGGATGACCGGTGGAATTTGTTGGGGATGACGCGACTAGGCATGGGCTGCGTGCTGACCATTAAACGGTTTCCGCTTCGTTCTCCAACGTTTCCGATCGCGGGTGATAAAACAGGGCCACCGGAAGCATGATGAAGAGGGTGAATGCAAACAGGTAACAACGAGGCATGCTTCCCCAAAGCAGAACCTGATCGAAGACGGAATACAAGAACCCTGACAGGAAGATGGCCAGCCAGTTGGCTCGCGACATCTCCGCGATGACTTGGCCCTTTTGATCTTCGGGGGCTTTCGCTTGCAGGTAGACTTGGATCGGAACGGAAAACATTCCGGTGAAAACGCCAAGCAAAATCAGCACCGGAAGACTTCCCCACAGACCGAGCATGTGGCCATGATCGCCGCCGGGGGTGGCCATTAAACCAAGACAAAACAAGATGCCCCAAGCCCCAATCTGAACCAAACGAAATTCGATTTTGCCGCTGGAAAGCACGCCGGCCAGCATGCAGCCGATGCCGATGCCCAGCCCGATCGCTCCGCCAAGCCAACTGGTTTGGGTATCGCTGAGTTGCAGTTGCACTTTGCCGAGCGAGTTGACGGCTTGTTGCACGATACCGGCCGTCAGCCAGAACATGCACGACGCCAGCAACGCCTTCAAGATCGAACGATCCTGCATGAACAGTTGCCGGGTCTTCTTCGGTATACCAGCCGCTTGCCAGGTGAATTTGGCATCGGGGGTGGCTCTGGGGGTGCGGCGAATGGGAATCGTAGTCAGCGTTCCGATGACCGCCACAACGACACACACGAGCGAAGCAATCCATAGGTTGCCTGACAGGGTATCTCGCAAAATACCGGCGAGGACCGTTCCGAAAATGATCGCCAGGAACGTGGTCATCAGGAACACGCCGTTGACTTTCGGCAGATCGCGGCCGTGGAACAGCTCTGGCAGAATGCCATACTTGGCCGGGGCGAACAGCGTGCTTTGAAAGCCCATGAACGCTAACACGAGCATTAGGCCGGTCATGCCGAGTTGGTCGTACCAGAAGAAAGCGGCGACGCCGAGCGCCATGGCCACGATCTCGAGCACTTTCGACACGCGGATGATGAACGTTTTGCTGAACTTGTCGGCCAGAAATCCGGTCGGTCCGGCGAACAGCACAAAGGGCGCCGCGAAGACAATCATCGCGAGCCCTTGATAGTCGGTTTCGTCTTTCCCCTGCAATGCCTGGTTAACGGCAACCAGCAGCAGCAACTGCTTGAAGATGTTGTCGTTGAACGCCCCGAAGAACTGGGTAGCCGTAGTTGCCCAGAACGAGGAGTCGCCTGAGAGTCGCTCAGGAATCACCTCGCCCAGAGAGCCCTCCGTGGGGGATTCGTACGAATTAGAAGTCGCGTCCATGGAAGGCATTATCGACGTTTCGCGGGAATGATCCTAGGCGAGTGCGCATAGAAAACGCGGCGAAACAGGCTCACCGCGTTAGATTTTCTGGAAGTTTTTAGGTAACGCCGACCAGCGTTTACTTGGTCAGCACGACCAAGCCACCACGATCGACGGCACTGTTGACCACTTTGAAGAGTCGCTTAAGCGTATGCAAACGGGCACCAAACGTCCAAAGGCCACTTCCGATGCGGCCGATCATTCCGCCTCGCTGCGAAGCGAGCGACTGCGGTTTAGTACGCATCAGCATGTTCATGACGTCGCGAGGAAACGGGAAGTAGCGGGCCTTCGAGTACCCAATTTCCGCACCGATTTGCATGATGTGCGAAGGAGGCATATCCTTTTCGGTCACGCCATATTCTTCCACCGCGTGGATAGAATCCTCGTGCTTTGAATGCCCTTTGCCAGGCTCGTGAGTGACGACAACTCCGCCAGGCTTAAGAGCGCGAAAGACAGCTTCCAATGCCAAGCGTTCATCTTCCGCATGATGAAGCGAATCGAAGAAGCAGGCACCGTCGAACTCGTTTTCGTAGGCCATCGATTCATAGTCGCTGACGACGAAGTTCGCCGAATGGGCTTCGTAACGCTGCTTGTTAATAATGGCCGACTTGATCATGTCGGGGGCAATATCTTGACCGACGACTTCGTAGCCCATTTTGGCTAGAAAGCAGGAAGTCCAACCAGTCCCACAGCCCAGATCCAAAACCCGGCCAGGCGGATCATGCAGAAGCATCCGCATCATGCCCAAATCGGCAAACAAGTGCCCTGCACCTGTGTCGGAAAACGGCTTGTTCTCGGCATGTTCCTTACGGCCATCCGACAGGGCGCTCAAATAGGTCAGTTCGCCAGCTTTAGGCATGGATCTATCCGTAAATTCGTAAGCAATCGTCTAGGGTGATACCGCCGCCGTATCGTGGAATGGCTGCTAGCATTCGCAGCATGGGATACGGCCCACAAAGGGTACGAGAATCGGCCGCCACAGGACAAGATCAGTTTGATCGGCAATCGCTTGAGATAGACGCCGAAGGAAACAAGCTATTCGCATTTGCTTTGCAGATTAAGCCCTTTAAAGAATGGGCGTCTCGCAGCCAGGACAACACCTCTTGTCGTCGCGGAGCCTCATTTTGCGTGGCTTGAAACTATTCGTTCCGCAATACCAAAGCGACTCGCCACAGTGGGGCATTTCACCTTGGGAATACAGTACCACTCTGTCACGACAGATGAAATGATAATCGGAATGCCAAAGAAACAGCTGATGGCCGCTACACCAGCAAACGTTGAGTTTAGGCTGCCAAGTAGTACTGCCATTCCCACGGCAGGCAAAAACATTGCCATGGTCACGAGCGAACGAACTTGAGCGGCACGCACTAAATTGAGATGAAGTACCTGAGCATCGATCCACTTGTTCATCATCAAACTCGCCGAGAGGTATGTCGCCGTTTAGAACGGTATTCGCTTCGTCCCAGTGAATATTTGACCTATGTAACCGCGCATAAAAAACGCGGCCACCACTGGGTACCGCGTTTCCTGATTACCTGCTAATACCCTTCCACTGAAGCGAATTCACTTGGGGAAGGTGACCGAAAAGGGCCTAGCTTTTGTCGTCTTGCAGGGCGATTAGTTCGTCTTGCGAGGCCATCGCTCGGATTTCTTCGGTGATCTTCATGCTGCAATACTTCGGGCCGCACATGCTGCAGAAGTGGGCGCTTTTGAAGGTATCTTGCGGCAACGTTTGATCGTGGTAGGCCTGGGCCGTTTCAGGATCGAGCGACAAACGGAACTGTTCGTTCCAGTCGAATGCAAAACGAGCCTTGCTGAGGGCGTCGTCCCGATCGCGTGCGCCGGGGCGGTGACGAGCAACGTCGGCCGCGTGGGCAGCGATCTTATAGGCGATCACCCCTTGCTTGACGTCGTCGGCTTCTGGCAGACCCAGATGTTCCTTTGGCGTCACGTAGCACAGCATCGCGGCACCATGCCATCCAGCGAGTGCGGCACCGATGGCACTGGTGATATGGTCGTAGCCAGGAGCGATATCGGTGACCAGTGGACCAAGGACATAGAACGGAGCGCCATCGCAGACTTCCTGCTGACGCTTCATGTTCATTTCGATCTGGTCCATCGGCACGTGTCCGGGACCTTCGACCATGACTTGGGTGCCCTTTTCACGGCCACGCTTGGTCAGTTCGCCCAGGACATCCAGTTCCGAGAACTGGGCGTCGTCCGAAGCGTCGGCCAGCGAACCAGGTCGGAGGCTATCGCCGAGGCTCCACGTGACGTCGTACTGACGCATGATGTCGCACAAGTCGTCGAAACTGGTGTACAGCGGGTTTTGCTTACGGTGAGCCATCATCCACTTGGCGATCAGCGAACCGCCGCGGCTGACGATGCCCGTCACGCGGTTGGTCGTCAGGTGAAGATGTTCCAGCAAAATGCCGCAGTGGATGGTCATGTAGTCGACCCCCTGCTTGGCTTGATGCTCGACCATATCCAGGAAGTGCTGCGGAGTCATGTCCTCGATGTTACCGCCGAGGTTTTCCAGCATCTGGTACATCGGCACCGTACCGATCGGCACAGGGCTCTTTTCGACAATCTTCGCGCGGATGGCGTCGATGTTTTTTCCGGTCGAAAGATCCATCACCGTATCGGCACCATGGTGCACGGCGACGTGAAGCTTTTCGAGTTCGCCATCCAAGTCGCTCGTCACGGCACTGTTGCCGATGTTGGCGTTGATCTTGCACTTGGCGGCCAGACCGATGCCCATCGGTTCGAGAACCCCTTGCAGGTGAACCTTATTAGCTGGGATCACCATGCGACCGGAGGCAACTTCGTCCCGCACCAACTCAGGAGAAAGATTCTCCCGCTTGGCCACATACTCCATTTCCGGGGTGATGGTCCCCTCTTTTGCTGCAAGCAGTTGCGTCGACATGAAATTCAGAATCCTCGTTCAGGCCGCCGGCCTGTTTCGTGTGACGCGGTTTGGTCGTAACCGCTGATTTTTTAAAGGCTTTCGCTCAACGATTCATGGTATCGAGTCCCCCTACCGTGTCAATCTGGCAGAGGGGCCTTCCGGGGGGCGAAACCCCGGTTTTAGACCCAAAATCATAGGGTTTTCAGATACTCGAGCAGCGATCCTTTTTCCGCTTCGCTCAGCACGCTGGGGAAGTCGTGTCCTGCGGCGCTCTTGCCGAAGCGAGAAGTATCGAACACCTCACGTCGATCGATCGAAGAAAGCCCCTTGGGAACTTCCTCCAACACATCGACCGAAATGCCCATCTGCTCGTGGTCGTAATCCAAGTTCTTCCAGCGCCAAACCTTTGGCCGCTGCTCGGGATGCAGCAAGTGCCAGAGCGTCGGCACCGATCCGTTATGCAGATACGGAGCCGATGCCCAGATGCCATCCAGCGGTGGGGCGACATAGCCAGCGGGATCGGCGATCAGGCCTTTCTGTTCACCATAGGTATTGAACCAGCTCTTGCCATATCCTTCGCGATGCTCTGGCGTCAGCGAATCGAGCCGGGCCCGATCGGTCTTAATCACGTCGATCGAAACCATCTGCTCAGGATACTCCGCGTTGTCGCCATAAGTCCCGTGGCATTCGCTGCAATGATTGTTAAATACAATCCGCCCCTGGTCCGCTTTGTCCGTATCGATCTTTCCTGGGTACTTCGGTGGCTCAAGCGAACTTAAATAGGCATACACGTCGCGGAAATCTTCTTCACGGTCGCGGAACGCTTTGGCTTTGTTCTCTTTCACCAACGTGAACTGCAGCAGTCCACGATGCCCTTTCGGGGCGAAACCATCGAGGTAGATATTCTCTTTCTTCGAGAAATGCCACCATGGCGGCGGCTCCATGTCGTGATGCAGCATCTTCGGAAAGCTGGCCCCAGGGACCATGTTCAAATCGGCATCCCGCAGAGAAAGCAGCGCCACGCCAAAATTCACGGCGTTGGTGGTCCCCTTATTGTTGCCCATCGGAAAGACAAGCGAACTGTAGTCGGTCGGCACCAGCTTTTTGCCCATCAGTGCTTTCGCTAGGCGAATTTCGTCCGTGATGCCGGCGAAGTCAAACCGATTGTTGGGCAGGCCAGGAATCGGTTTTCCATCAACTTGGCCCCCATGGCACGAGAAGCAGTTGAGCGTCCAGTTTCCTTTCCTATCGACAACGTACTGCAGCGGTTTGGTCGGATCTTCAGGCCGCCCTGTAAGGCCATACCGCTCGAACGCCATCTGTCGGCGCTCGTCGGGGGTGGCTTGTTCCGCTTGCTCACGTAACTCCTTGGGCCAGATCTTCCAAACGTTGTCGAACGTTTCCTGGTCGAAATAAGGAGGCAAGTAAGGCGTATCGATCAGATGCTGATAGCCAGCCTGGGGATCGCCGGTGGGCGTTTCCGCAACCGACACGACCGGCACGGCGAGAACCATCAGCAATACGAAAAGACGCTCGATCATGAATCCATTAAAACCAATTTCAAACATTGGGTGCCATGCTCACATCCGCGTGGGCATGTCCGAAAGAAGTCCGCGGCCCTGGTGAAAACCGCAAAGGGCTTTCTCTGGCAACGATGCCCTTGATTATAGGAAAGCAGGCAATTGGGGGGCCAGTCACCTCTGCGGTCCCCTTGCCAGCATGACGCTGGGGCTCCACATTACAGGGCAACAGGGGAGAAATTGCTTGAACGAACTGAATGCGTCCGAACATGCCGATGTGGCCATTGTGGGTGGTGGTGCGGCCGGATTGCTGGCCGCCATCTGGGCAGGCCGGACCGAACCGAAGCGACGTATCGTCATTTTGGATGGTGCTAAACGGTTGGGGGCGAAGATCTTGATCGCCGGGGGCGGCCGTTGCAATGTGACCAACGAGAAAGTCACCCCCAAAGACTTCTGGGGCAGTTCTCCGAACGCGATCAAAAAGGTGCTCGGTCGATTAACACAGCCGCAAACGATCGAATTCTTCGCCGAACTAGGCGTCAAGCTGAAGCGAGAACCGACCGGAAAACTGTTTCCTACGACTGATAAAGCCAAAACCGTTCTGGAAGCCTTGCTGGGTGAGGTCGAGCGGCTGGGAATTGAGATCTGCCTGGGGCATCGTGTCGAGAACATCAAAGCGGTAACCAATGATTCTGGCGAAACCACGTT is a window of Bremerella sp. TYQ1 DNA encoding:
- a CDS encoding bifunctional 2-polyprenyl-6-hydroxyphenol methylase/3-demethylubiquinol 3-O-methyltransferase UbiG codes for the protein MPKAGELTYLSALSDGRKEHAENKPFSDTGAGHLFADLGMMRMLLHDPPGRVLDLGCGTGWTSCFLAKMGYEVVGQDIAPDMIKSAIINKQRYEAHSANFVVSDYESMAYENEFDGACFFDSLHHAEDERLALEAVFRALKPGGVVVTHEPGKGHSKHEDSIHAVEEYGVTEKDMPPSHIMQIGAEIGYSKARYFPFPRDVMNMLMRTKPQSLASQRGGMIGRIGSGLWTFGARLHTLKRLFKVVNSAVDRGGLVVLTK
- a CDS encoding MFS transporter, translated to MPSMDATSNSYESPTEGSLGEVIPERLSGDSSFWATTATQFFGAFNDNIFKQLLLLVAVNQALQGKDETDYQGLAMIVFAAPFVLFAGPTGFLADKFSKTFIIRVSKVLEIVAMALGVAAFFWYDQLGMTGLMLVLAFMGFQSTLFAPAKYGILPELFHGRDLPKVNGVFLMTTFLAIIFGTVLAGILRDTLSGNLWIASLVCVVVAVIGTLTTIPIRRTPRATPDAKFTWQAAGIPKKTRQLFMQDRSILKALLASCMFWLTAGIVQQAVNSLGKVQLQLSDTQTSWLGGAIGLGIGIGCMLAGVLSSGKIEFRLVQIGAWGILFCLGLMATPGGDHGHMLGLWGSLPVLILLGVFTGMFSVPIQVYLQAKAPEDQKGQVIAEMSRANWLAIFLSGFLYSVFDQVLLWGSMPRCYLFAFTLFIMLPVALFYHPRSETLENEAETV
- a CDS encoding cytochrome c — translated: MIERLFVLLMVLAVPVVSVAETPTGDPQAGYQHLIDTPYLPPYFDQETFDNVWKIWPKELREQAEQATPDERRQMAFERYGLTGRPEDPTKPLQYVVDRKGNWTLNCFSCHGGQVDGKPIPGLPNNRFDFAGITDEIRLAKALMGKKLVPTDYSSLVFPMGNNKGTTNAVNFGVALLSLRDADLNMVPGASFPKMLHHDMEPPPWWHFSKKENIYLDGFAPKGHRGLLQFTLVKENKAKAFRDREEDFRDVYAYLSSLEPPKYPGKIDTDKADQGRIVFNNHCSECHGTYGDNAEYPEQMVSIDVIKTDRARLDSLTPEHREGYGKSWFNTYGEQKGLIADPAGYVAPPLDGIWASAPYLHNGSVPTLWHLLHPEQRPKVWRWKNLDYDHEQMGISVDVLEEVPKGLSSIDRREVFDTSRFGKSAAGHDFPSVLSEAEKGSLLEYLKTL
- the thiC gene encoding phosphomethylpyrimidine synthase ThiC; translated protein: MSTQLLAAKEGTITPEMEYVAKRENLSPELVRDEVASGRMVIPANKVHLQGVLEPMGIGLAAKCKINANIGNSAVTSDLDGELEKLHVAVHHGADTVMDLSTGKNIDAIRAKIVEKSPVPIGTVPMYQMLENLGGNIEDMTPQHFLDMVEHQAKQGVDYMTIHCGILLEHLHLTTNRVTGIVSRGGSLIAKWMMAHRKQNPLYTSFDDLCDIMRQYDVTWSLGDSLRPGSLADASDDAQFSELDVLGELTKRGREKGTQVMVEGPGHVPMDQIEMNMKRQQEVCDGAPFYVLGPLVTDIAPGYDHITSAIGAALAGWHGAAMLCYVTPKEHLGLPEADDVKQGVIAYKIAAHAADVARHRPGARDRDDALSKARFAFDWNEQFRLSLDPETAQAYHDQTLPQDTFKSAHFCSMCGPKYCSMKITEEIRAMASQDELIALQDDKS
- a CDS encoding SIS domain-containing protein, with the protein product MLGASLDIAAYIDRFKAELDKLDQSQITQWADLVYEAYQNGKFVYIFGNGGSGCNASHMAEDFGKSSLRESDLGDESLRRLKVLSLTDNVGWIMAVGNDIGYDQVFLQQVMNYGQEGDVVLAISGSGNSENILKAVDWSNRHGLKTLGLTGYGGGKLRDMAQHSFHVPLDDMGMVESIHLAIFHWVLNDVFARINDEGRYAK